One window of the Solanum stenotomum isolate F172 chromosome 11, ASM1918654v1, whole genome shotgun sequence genome contains the following:
- the LOC125844388 gene encoding mitochondrial uncoupling protein 5-like, with protein sequence MGVKGFVEGGIASIIAGCSTHPLDLIKVRMQLQGETPISAPATVHNLRPALAFHTGAANHTFSIPAPSVVAPPRVGPVSVGVKIIQQEGVAALFSGVSATVLRQTLYSTTRMGLYDMLKQKWTDPDTNIMPLSKKIVAGLIAGGIGAAVGNPADVAMVRMQADGRLPISQRRNYKSVIDAITQMSKSEGVTSLWRGSSLTVNRAMLVTASQLASYDQFKETILEKGLMKDGLGTHVTSSFAAGFVAAVASNPVDVIKTRVMNMKVEPGMAPPYNGAIDCAMKTIKAEGPMALYKGFIPTISRQGPFTVVLFVTLEQVRKMLKDF encoded by the coding sequence ATGGGTGTTAAGGGATTTGTTGAAGGAGGTATTGCTTCGATTATTGCTGGTTGTAGTACTCACCCACTTGATTTAATCAAAGTCCGTATGCAGCTTCAGGGAGAAACCCCAATTTCAGCTCCGGCGACTGTTCACAATCTCCGTCCAGCACTTGCTTTTCACACTGGTGCTGCTAATCATACTTTTTCCATTCCGGCGCCGTCGGTGGTTGCTCCACCGCGTGTAGGACCGGTTTCTGTAGGTGTTAAGATTATTCAACAAGAAGGTGTTGCTGCTTTGTTCTCCGGTGTATCAGCGACTGTTCTCCGGCAGACACTTTACTCTACAACCAGAATGGGTTTATACGATATGCTGAAGCAAAAATGGACCGATCCAGATACTAACATCATGCCTTTGTCGAAGAAGATCGTTGCCGGATTAATCGCCGGCGGGATCGGAGCTGCCGTCGGTAATCCCGCCGACGTAGCGATGGTCCGCATGCAAGCCGACGGCCGGCTTCCGATCTCTCAACGCCGCAACTACAAAAGCGTGATCGATGCAATTACTCAGATGAGTAAAAGCGAAGGGGTAACTAGCCTGTGGCGCGGGTCATCTCTTACTGTGAACCGCGCCATGCTAGTTACCGCATCGCAGCTAGCATCGTACGATCAGTTCAAAGAGACTATCCTCGAGAAGGGGTTAATGAAAGATGGGCTTGGGACACATGTGACTTCGAGCTTTGCTGCTGGGTTTGTGGCGGCGGTGGCATCAAATCCAGTGGATGTGATTAAGACACGTGTTATGAACATGAAGGTCGAGCCAGGAATGGCCCCACCGTATAATGGGGCCATTGATTGTGCAATGAAAACTATCAAAGCTGAGGGGCCAATGGCATTGTATAAGGGATTTATTCCAACAATCTCAAGGCAAGGTCCATTTACTGTGGTGCTCTTTGTCACACTGGAACAAGTCAGGAAAATGCTTAAGGATTTTTAA